In Candidatus Planktophila sp., one genomic interval encodes:
- a CDS encoding YjjI family glycine radical enzyme, with amino-acid sequence MTSLEDIRSMVTNPKFTYRQRVAGLANLAENLLDPPAVRKQCSDALSSRIICDMYEGSAPYRPRYLLPDYKKVLVSGSEFLELPPAKDLDDALAFLLIMYSATPSITGYPVYFGDLDTLLLPYVEGVVDEDLYSKLKRFWISLDRMFPDAFAHTNLSPVYNRVSKMILTLERELLQVVPNISLKVDPVLTSNEYILDAVKTVFACGKPHFINDPMMQSDLGPDYAAVSCYNSLKIGGGSHTLVRINLKATVDAGEGGVESFFATTLPYYLDLTAELMESRILFLVEESHFFESNWLVAEGLLELDKFSAMFGIFGLAEAVNALMVRDGKEGTYGHSLLADDLGYRITSFISAWVAERKMPYCKGNNGFAFLHSQSGIDLDIGVTAGTRIPIGTEPSLISHLKTVARHHHLFQSGISDVLSFDETAVKNPQAVVDVIRGAFKSGMRDFTFNLDSNDFIRITGYLVRKSDLAKMPSARHSSTYLGAGSVADSHVDQRIVKRVTSAESSPSTSS; translated from the coding sequence ATGACATCGCTAGAAGATATTCGTTCAATGGTGACAAATCCAAAATTTACATATCGCCAACGTGTTGCAGGACTTGCAAACTTAGCTGAGAATCTCTTGGATCCACCCGCGGTTCGAAAACAGTGTAGTGATGCACTTTCGAGTCGAATTATCTGCGATATGTATGAGGGAAGCGCGCCGTACAGGCCACGTTATTTACTGCCAGACTACAAAAAAGTGTTAGTCAGTGGCTCGGAGTTTTTAGAGCTTCCACCAGCTAAAGATTTAGATGATGCGTTGGCTTTTTTACTTATTATGTACTCGGCTACACCTTCAATTACTGGATATCCAGTTTACTTTGGCGATTTAGACACGTTATTGCTGCCCTATGTTGAAGGTGTTGTTGATGAAGATTTGTATTCAAAATTGAAGCGCTTCTGGATCAGCCTTGATCGCATGTTCCCCGATGCATTTGCGCACACGAATTTGAGCCCCGTTTATAACCGTGTTTCAAAGATGATACTTACTCTGGAAAGAGAGCTCTTACAAGTTGTTCCAAATATTTCTCTTAAAGTTGATCCTGTTCTTACAAGTAATGAATACATTCTGGATGCGGTTAAAACCGTCTTTGCATGTGGAAAACCTCACTTCATCAATGACCCCATGATGCAATCTGATTTAGGCCCCGATTACGCTGCGGTGAGTTGCTATAACTCACTTAAAATCGGAGGCGGTTCGCACACTCTTGTCCGAATAAATCTAAAAGCGACGGTCGACGCCGGAGAGGGCGGAGTTGAATCTTTTTTTGCCACAACTCTTCCTTACTACCTAGATTTGACGGCCGAATTGATGGAATCACGAATTCTCTTTCTCGTTGAAGAGTCGCACTTCTTTGAATCTAACTGGCTCGTTGCAGAGGGTTTACTTGAATTAGATAAGTTTTCTGCAATGTTTGGGATCTTCGGCTTAGCTGAAGCAGTTAATGCGTTAATGGTGCGCGATGGCAAGGAGGGTACGTATGGACATAGTCTGCTCGCCGATGACTTGGGCTATCGAATTACATCCTTTATATCTGCTTGGGTCGCCGAGCGCAAAATGCCTTATTGCAAGGGCAACAACGGTTTCGCCTTCTTGCATTCACAATCGGGTATTGATTTAGATATTGGTGTTACGGCAGGAACACGTATTCCTATCGGCACTGAGCCTTCGCTAATCTCCCACTTAAAAACCGTCGCTCGCCACCATCACTTATTCCAATCGGGAATCAGTGATGTTCTATCCTTCGATGAGACTGCTGTTAAAAATCCACAGGCCGTCGTCGATGTTATTCGTGGGGCATTCAAAAGCGGGATGCGTGATTTCACTTTCAATTTAGATAGCAACGACTTCATACGTATAACAGGCTATTTAGTACGCAAATCAGATCTTGCGAAAATGCCGAGTGCGCGCCATTCAAGTACGTATTTAGGCGCTGGTTCGGTTGCAGATTCACATGTTGATCAACGCATAGTGAAAAGGGTGACGAGTGCTGAGAGCTCACCAAGCACAAGTAGCTAG
- a CDS encoding response regulator transcription factor, which yields MTKILIVEDESSFSEALAFLLGKEGFEVSVAEDGRAALNTFAKEGADLILLDLMIPEISGVDVCRTIRTTSQVPIIMLTAKDAEIDKVVGLELGADDYVTKPYSSRELIARIKAVLRRGISDADLNGDLEVITVGAIKLDTARHQAFNHGIPIALPLKEFELLEFLMRNSGRVLTRSQLIDRVWGGDYFGDTKTLDVHIKRLRSKLEVDPANPVLIQTIRGLGYKLES from the coding sequence ATGACAAAAATACTGATCGTTGAAGATGAGAGTTCGTTTTCGGAGGCGTTGGCTTTTCTACTTGGTAAAGAAGGCTTTGAAGTCAGCGTTGCCGAAGATGGACGCGCCGCACTCAATACCTTCGCCAAAGAGGGCGCTGATTTAATTCTCCTTGATCTCATGATTCCTGAAATCTCAGGGGTCGACGTATGCCGTACTATCCGGACAACCTCACAAGTGCCAATAATTATGTTGACGGCCAAAGATGCTGAAATAGACAAGGTGGTTGGGCTCGAGCTTGGTGCCGATGATTATGTAACTAAGCCATACTCTTCACGCGAGTTAATAGCACGTATCAAAGCCGTACTTCGCCGCGGGATTTCAGATGCTGATTTAAATGGTGATCTGGAAGTAATTACTGTTGGAGCGATTAAGTTGGACACCGCTCGCCACCAGGCTTTTAATCATGGCATACCTATCGCGCTTCCGTTAAAGGAGTTTGAGCTTCTCGAGTTCCTGATGCGTAACTCTGGACGCGTTTTAACGCGTTCGCAGTTAATTGATCGCGTGTGGGGTGGAGATTACTTTGGAGATACCAAGACTCTAGATGTCCACATTAAACGTTTGCGCTCGAAGTTAGAAGTTGACCCTGCCAATCCAGTATTGATTCAGACAATTCGAGGACTAGGGTACAAATTAGAGAGTTGA
- a CDS encoding ATP-binding protein translates to MKFLRRDSVDFDPRALPEMLLETLNLLDGDSMILAPGEIPIFTTPGIELLGVLKDERIQSSELLATIRVVRRTHSQQVGKIDFPRGPIGEGKHELTVKVLPLTKDDLVLVLVSDESEAQRVHDVRRDFVANISHELKTPIGALSLLSEAVLGAKDDPDAVAKFATRMQSEARRLTDLVQEIINLSRVQDSDPLQLAQEVGVEYLIREAIDQCQISADNRSITVTYLESTSAVVLGDRDQLIMAVHNLIENAINYSPEGTKVSISTNIENGIIDISVTDQGIGISESEQDRIFERFYRVDPARSRQTGGTGLGLSIVKHVASKHGGEVTLWSVENVGSTFSLRLPIYDSQAEGTQ, encoded by the coding sequence ATGAAGTTCTTGCGTAGGGACTCAGTTGATTTTGACCCGCGCGCCTTACCAGAGATGCTTCTGGAAACACTTAATCTGCTCGACGGCGACTCAATGATTTTAGCCCCTGGCGAAATCCCAATCTTCACCACCCCAGGTATAGAACTTCTTGGGGTACTCAAGGATGAGCGGATTCAGAGCTCTGAACTATTGGCCACTATCCGTGTAGTTCGTCGCACTCATAGCCAACAAGTTGGAAAGATTGATTTTCCCCGCGGCCCAATTGGTGAAGGTAAGCACGAATTGACTGTAAAGGTTTTACCTCTAACAAAAGATGACTTAGTTTTAGTTTTAGTTAGTGATGAAAGTGAAGCCCAACGTGTGCACGATGTGCGACGTGACTTCGTTGCAAATATTTCTCATGAGTTAAAAACCCCCATTGGAGCATTATCGCTTTTGAGTGAGGCAGTCTTAGGGGCCAAAGATGACCCTGATGCAGTTGCTAAATTCGCTACACGAATGCAGTCTGAAGCTAGACGCTTAACAGATCTGGTTCAAGAGATAATTAACTTATCACGCGTACAAGACTCTGACCCATTACAACTCGCTCAAGAAGTTGGCGTGGAGTACTTGATTCGCGAAGCAATAGATCAATGTCAAATATCTGCTGATAATCGGAGTATAACAGTCACTTATTTAGAGTCTACATCGGCAGTAGTTCTCGGAGACCGAGATCAATTGATCATGGCGGTTCATAACCTGATTGAAAATGCAATTAACTACTCCCCTGAGGGAACTAAAGTCTCAATATCTACAAATATTGAAAATGGAATAATTGATATTTCAGTTACTGATCAGGGAATTGGAATTTCGGAGTCTGAGCAAGATCGAATCTTTGAGCGTTTTTATCGAGTTGATCCGGCACGCTCACGACAAACTGGTGGAACAGGGTTAGGGCTTTCGATCGTAAAACATGTCGCCTCTAAGCATGGTGGCGAGGTAACACTGTGGAGTGTTGAAAATGTGGGAAGCACTTTTTCACTTCGATTACCAATTTATGATTCACAAGCAGAAGGTACACAATGA
- the phoU gene encoding phosphate signaling complex protein PhoU, giving the protein MALIRSVFQDELDNVSQSLVDLTEMVSTAMSKATSAILNCDLKLAEEVIANDEKIDNYQHEIDSRIIDIIARQQPVASDLRALVTALRMGSDLERMGDLAHHVAKLARLRHPECAIPSELIQLVTEKGKVAVALTNKTGVVIATRNTDMALEVERDDDEMDDLHRKLISYLIEPNWKHSIESAIDLTLLGRYYERYADHAVSISRRVYFLVTGKYAS; this is encoded by the coding sequence ATGGCACTTATTAGATCGGTTTTCCAAGACGAACTCGACAATGTTTCCCAATCACTTGTAGATCTTACCGAAATGGTATCAACTGCAATGTCAAAGGCAACTTCGGCAATATTGAACTGCGATTTAAAACTAGCTGAAGAAGTAATTGCAAATGATGAAAAAATAGATAATTACCAGCATGAAATAGATTCACGAATCATTGATATTATCGCGCGCCAGCAGCCTGTTGCCTCAGATTTACGTGCACTTGTCACCGCCCTGCGTATGGGTTCGGATTTAGAGCGAATGGGAGATCTTGCCCATCATGTTGCTAAGCTCGCAAGACTTCGCCATCCAGAATGTGCTATTCCGTCTGAGTTAATTCAGTTAGTTACTGAAAAAGGTAAGGTTGCAGTTGCGCTTACTAATAAGACAGGCGTGGTAATTGCAACGAGAAATACTGACATGGCTCTTGAAGTTGAACGCGATGATGACGAGATGGATGACCTTCATCGTAAACTCATTAGCTATTTGATCGAACCTAATTGGAAGCACAGTATAGAAAGCGCTATCGATTTAACTTTGTTGGGTCGGTATTACGAACGATATGCAGATCATGCAGTATCGATCTCTCGCCGAGTGTACTTCCTTGTGACTGGAAAGTACGCCTCATAA
- the pstC gene encoding phosphate ABC transporter permease subunit PstC, protein MSIRELVNPTPRELTTKPRRSDQIFRGIVTVGGMASLVILGLIALFLSLKGIHILREEKFNFITSSKWEVITDDTGSIAESSFGIGAMLVGTFLCALIAIIVGVPIAVLSALYLTFYAKGAAKKILVSLIDLMAAFPSLLYGFWGFFIFMSSAEYWAKLLNKYFDFIPFFKVPAPIFERSPFIAGLVLAIMIIPIVTSISREIFDQTPLDRIQAAYALGASKLAMIRAVVIPYGRGGVIGGAMLGLGRAMGETVAVYTVLNVVYQINWQVLFGAGGNVASLILLKFGEAGPYEVDALMAAGLILFVLTLFVNASADLLITRFGGKGR, encoded by the coding sequence ATGTCAATTCGAGAGTTAGTCAATCCGACTCCAAGAGAGTTAACAACAAAACCCCGGCGCTCGGATCAGATTTTCCGTGGAATTGTAACTGTTGGGGGAATGGCTTCCTTAGTAATTCTTGGCTTGATTGCGCTATTTCTTTCACTCAAAGGAATTCACATTCTCCGTGAGGAGAAATTTAATTTCATCACTAGCTCTAAGTGGGAAGTCATCACTGATGACACGGGTTCCATTGCAGAGTCCTCATTTGGGATTGGTGCGATGTTGGTTGGTACATTCCTTTGTGCACTCATTGCAATAATCGTTGGCGTCCCAATTGCAGTATTGAGTGCGCTCTACCTTACTTTTTATGCAAAAGGGGCTGCCAAGAAAATTCTGGTCTCACTTATCGACCTGATGGCTGCCTTCCCATCCTTGCTATATGGCTTTTGGGGCTTTTTTATCTTTATGTCAAGTGCTGAATATTGGGCAAAACTTTTAAATAAATACTTTGATTTCATACCTTTTTTCAAAGTGCCGGCACCAATCTTTGAGCGGTCACCCTTTATTGCAGGCTTAGTTCTGGCAATCATGATCATTCCAATCGTGACATCGATATCACGAGAGATTTTTGATCAAACACCTCTTGATCGGATTCAGGCGGCATACGCACTCGGTGCATCAAAATTGGCGATGATTCGTGCAGTTGTGATTCCTTATGGTCGGGGTGGAGTTATCGGTGGTGCGATGCTTGGTCTGGGTCGAGCGATGGGTGAGACTGTGGCTGTATATACAGTCCTCAATGTTGTCTATCAAATCAACTGGCAGGTGCTCTTTGGCGCTGGAGGAAATGTAGCTTCACTTATCTTGCTTAAATTTGGTGAGGCCGGTCCATATGAGGTAGACGCTCTCATGGCGGCCGGACTGATTCTCTTTGTTCTCACATTATTTGTTAATGCCTCCGCGGACCTGTTGATAACCCGTTTTGGAGGTAAGGGACGATGA
- the pstA gene encoding phosphate ABC transporter permease PstA, which yields MSVNVEPQPQKPWETTNKQRASTASLLAIAAALSWLLIAVTGLNGKAGYFSAFFVTAATLVFIQQLRLRNLAAAKDSLLSSFALLGMVITVIPIVSIVATVIVKGYKGIHFGLFFNDMSLNSVNDPINQGGLLHALVGTIIMVGGALIISFPIGVLTALYLTEIQGKLSKPIKFLVQAMSGVPSIVAGLFILSSLVYPVTKSLSGLMGSFALSILMIPTIARTAEEMLRLIPHELREAGVALGGTQWRTVAGVVLPAAKSGLVTAVILGMARIIGETAPLLLVSGGGDSLNLNPTSGAMGSLPYYIWKAFLTGGTDEAFARAWGGLLVLLAFIFILFGSARLISGRKVM from the coding sequence ATGAGTGTAAATGTTGAACCCCAACCACAAAAACCTTGGGAAACAACCAACAAACAACGTGCTTCTACCGCATCGCTTCTTGCTATTGCTGCGGCGTTGAGTTGGTTACTAATTGCTGTAACGGGTTTAAACGGAAAGGCGGGATATTTTTCTGCATTTTTCGTCACTGCAGCCACACTAGTTTTTATTCAGCAACTGAGATTACGCAATTTAGCAGCGGCGAAAGACTCACTACTTAGCAGTTTTGCACTCCTCGGTATGGTGATTACCGTAATTCCAATTGTGAGTATCGTCGCGACAGTCATCGTGAAAGGTTACAAAGGAATTCACTTCGGTCTATTTTTTAATGATATGTCTTTGAACTCAGTTAACGATCCAATAAATCAAGGTGGATTGCTTCACGCTTTGGTTGGAACAATCATTATGGTCGGCGGTGCTCTAATAATTAGTTTCCCAATTGGAGTCTTAACCGCATTGTATTTAACTGAAATCCAAGGCAAGTTATCTAAGCCGATTAAGTTTTTAGTTCAAGCAATGAGTGGAGTTCCCTCCATTGTGGCAGGGTTATTTATTCTCTCGAGTCTTGTATATCCGGTAACAAAATCTCTCTCTGGATTGATGGGCTCATTTGCGCTGTCGATTTTAATGATTCCAACAATTGCGCGCACCGCAGAAGAGATGCTGCGTTTGATTCCCCATGAACTTCGTGAGGCAGGTGTAGCACTTGGCGGAACTCAGTGGCGAACAGTTGCAGGAGTTGTGCTGCCTGCTGCAAAAAGTGGGCTAGTAACGGCAGTTATTTTGGGCATGGCGAGAATTATTGGTGAGACTGCGCCTCTTCTCCTGGTCTCTGGTGGTGGAGACTCACTTAACTTGAATCCGACCTCCGGAGCAATGGGATCTCTTCCATATTACATCTGGAAGGCATTTCTAACTGGTGGCACCGACGAGGCCTTCGCTCGAGCATGGGGAGGACTTTTAGTTCTCCTTGCCTTCATCTTTATTTTATTTGGCTCAGCGCGCTTAATAAGTGGAAGAAAGGTTATGTGA
- the pstB gene encoding phosphate ABC transporter ATP-binding protein PstB, translating to MLGIGLETRGVHAWFGKKHVLADVSLDFAAGTVTALIGPSGCGKSTFLRTLNRMHEFIPTAALAGQVLLDGRDIYAPGTDVTKIRLNVGMVFQKPNPFPSMTIGQNVLSGLKLAQIKRSNTDDLMESCLERAGLWSEVKDRLHEHGGSLSGGQQQRLCIARSLAVEPQVLLMDEPCSALDPGSTFRIEQTISELAKTMTIIIVTHNMQQAARVSDYTAFFLSDGGPGVMVEVAPTSKIFSAPVDKRTEDYVTGRFG from the coding sequence ATGCTTGGAATAGGGCTTGAGACCCGGGGAGTACATGCCTGGTTTGGGAAAAAGCACGTTCTAGCAGATGTATCTCTAGATTTTGCCGCTGGAACTGTCACTGCATTAATTGGACCTTCAGGCTGTGGAAAATCAACTTTTTTACGGACTCTCAATCGAATGCACGAGTTTATTCCGACAGCCGCCCTTGCAGGACAGGTATTACTTGATGGTCGAGATATTTATGCACCTGGCACCGATGTGACGAAGATTCGCCTTAACGTTGGAATGGTTTTCCAGAAGCCCAATCCATTTCCATCAATGACAATTGGTCAAAACGTTTTATCAGGCCTCAAACTTGCCCAGATAAAGCGAAGCAACACAGATGATTTGATGGAGTCTTGTTTGGAGCGGGCAGGATTGTGGAGTGAGGTTAAGGATCGACTCCACGAGCATGGCGGATCTCTCTCAGGCGGTCAACAGCAACGCTTATGTATTGCTCGTTCACTGGCAGTTGAACCACAAGTTCTATTGATGGATGAGCCTTGCTCGGCTCTTGATCCAGGATCTACTTTTAGAATCGAGCAGACGATTTCTGAACTAGCAAAAACGATGACGATTATCATCGTAACCCACAACATGCAACAAGCCGCCCGAGTCTCTGACTACACAGCATTCTTCCTCTCAGATGGCGGCCCGGGGGTCATGGTTGAAGTGGCACCGACCAGCAAAATTTTCTCGGCACCTGTTGATAAACGTACTGAGGACTATGTCACTGGTCGTTTTGGTTAA
- a CDS encoding substrate-binding domain-containing protein encodes MKFSTKAKAFALAALIAVATAQPAHAIDLTGSGASFVDPLLQACKADFAKATGHSYVYSSTGSGTGKKNADSKIGDFWFSDSAHTASTKRSTVFHAPIIAAPIAVLVNLPRKKDIYLSSTTVAKIFAGEITKWNDQEIAADNNRSVTTTIYRKDSTGNVKKDSKGNPIVLRTGKKTIYYTLPNKPIKVVFRADGSGTSNNFTTWLNGVAPTVWTKKGNDAFTTAFPGDINAPSNIGRIVGANASQGIATLAAKTPYSITYAEKNWGDAYGLRAAYVSNSTGQFVFPDSAAVSAFLGEANQDENGIVTYDYSTKVAGAYTLGIVSYMLIETSYADKARGAAVKELAEFILSPACSASDPKLGYVVIQGTFLAKAKSLIAKMNK; translated from the coding sequence ATGAAGTTTTCTACAAAAGCAAAAGCGTTTGCTCTTGCCGCTTTAATTGCAGTCGCAACTGCTCAGCCTGCACATGCAATTGATCTAACTGGATCCGGTGCATCATTTGTGGATCCGCTTTTGCAAGCATGTAAGGCAGATTTTGCCAAGGCAACTGGCCATTCATATGTTTACTCATCAACTGGTTCGGGCACTGGTAAGAAAAATGCAGACTCTAAAATAGGAGATTTTTGGTTTTCTGACTCAGCTCACACTGCATCAACAAAGCGTTCAACAGTCTTCCATGCGCCTATCATCGCTGCACCTATTGCAGTACTGGTTAATCTTCCAAGAAAGAAAGATATCTATTTGAGTTCTACAACAGTTGCAAAGATTTTTGCGGGTGAAATTACAAAGTGGAATGATCAAGAAATTGCTGCCGATAATAACCGTTCCGTTACAACTACTATTTATCGCAAAGACTCAACTGGAAACGTCAAAAAAGACAGCAAAGGAAATCCAATAGTTCTCCGAACTGGTAAAAAGACTATTTATTACACACTTCCTAACAAGCCAATCAAGGTGGTCTTTCGTGCCGATGGCTCTGGAACTTCAAATAACTTCACGACTTGGTTAAATGGTGTGGCACCTACTGTTTGGACTAAAAAGGGTAATGATGCGTTTACCACTGCATTCCCTGGCGACATTAATGCTCCTTCAAATATCGGTCGAATAGTCGGGGCAAATGCTTCTCAGGGTATTGCAACTCTCGCAGCAAAGACACCTTATTCAATAACCTATGCAGAGAAGAACTGGGGCGATGCTTATGGTCTTCGAGCAGCATATGTAAGTAACTCAACAGGTCAGTTCGTTTTCCCAGATTCTGCCGCTGTCTCTGCATTTTTAGGTGAAGCCAATCAAGATGAAAACGGAATCGTTACATACGATTACTCAACCAAGGTTGCTGGCGCATACACACTAGGAATCGTTTCCTATATGTTAATTGAAACCTCTTATGCAGATAAAGCAAGAGGGGCGGCAGTTAAGGAGTTGGCTGAATTTATTCTTTCTCCTGCATGTTCAGCTAGTGATCCAAAGCTTGGCTATGTTGTTATCCAAGGTACTTTCCTTGCTAAGGCGAAGTCACTCATTGCAAAGATGAATAAGTAA
- a CDS encoding MBL fold metallo-hydrolase, with protein sequence MSDVTITFLGATETVTGSRFLVTTSLSKILVDCGMFQGTKEIRKKNWEAFPVDVKTIDAVVLTHAHLDHCGYLPLLVRQGYRNPIHSTHYTNELATIILRDSAHLQELDAKFAAEKKYSEYLDPKPLYGSQDVEATLKLFSEHQFRISVQITQDVTVTFFPSGHILGSSFIVLKVGDKTILFTSDLGRDNHPILSVPDKPPASGIDAVVTESTYGDRVHDTTAESFANEINAGIKRGGKILIPAFAVDRTEVILMALRALIEEKKIPSLPIYVDSPMAIAALELYRRAIAENSQEIRPGVSQQWSNQDPFDAGALKQLATTEDSKSLKDQEGIGVLIAASGMSSGGRVVHHLKNLLPDEKNTVILVGFQASGTRGRQLEDGQKAVKIHGGWIPVNAHICKVESFSVHADSDELILWLGQISKPTNTFIVHGEADSQATMKSRIEKELGWKATIPKSSQVFTV encoded by the coding sequence ATGAGTGATGTAACAATCACATTTTTAGGAGCCACTGAAACAGTCACAGGTAGTCGCTTCTTAGTTACTACGTCGTTAAGTAAAATACTTGTGGACTGTGGAATGTTTCAGGGAACTAAAGAGATCAGAAAGAAAAACTGGGAGGCATTTCCAGTTGATGTGAAAACGATCGATGCAGTTGTGCTCACTCATGCGCACTTAGATCACTGTGGCTATCTACCTTTATTAGTGCGACAAGGGTATAGAAATCCAATCCACTCGACACATTACACCAATGAGCTTGCAACAATAATTTTACGAGATTCTGCCCATCTTCAGGAGTTAGATGCAAAATTTGCTGCTGAAAAAAAATACTCCGAATATCTCGATCCAAAACCGCTATATGGTAGCCAAGATGTAGAAGCGACACTTAAGCTTTTCAGCGAACACCAATTTAGAATCTCGGTGCAAATTACTCAAGATGTGACGGTTACATTTTTCCCGTCAGGACATATTCTCGGCTCTAGTTTTATCGTTCTGAAAGTCGGGGATAAAACCATCCTCTTCACAAGTGATCTTGGACGCGACAACCATCCGATTCTCTCTGTTCCAGATAAACCTCCTGCTTCTGGAATCGACGCGGTTGTAACCGAGTCAACGTATGGAGATCGAGTGCACGATACAACGGCCGAAAGTTTTGCCAATGAGATTAATGCCGGCATAAAACGCGGTGGCAAGATTCTGATCCCTGCCTTTGCCGTTGATCGCACCGAAGTAATTTTAATGGCCCTTCGTGCACTTATTGAAGAGAAAAAAATTCCATCACTTCCTATATATGTTGATTCACCAATGGCAATCGCTGCACTCGAGCTTTACAGGCGGGCAATTGCTGAAAATTCCCAAGAGATTCGTCCAGGTGTTAGCCAACAATGGAGCAACCAAGATCCATTTGATGCAGGTGCGCTAAAACAGTTAGCCACTACCGAGGATTCTAAATCCCTCAAAGATCAAGAGGGAATAGGAGTTTTGATTGCCGCAAGTGGCATGTCATCTGGCGGTCGTGTAGTTCACCATCTTAAAAATCTTTTGCCAGATGAAAAGAACACCGTCATTTTAGTTGGATTTCAAGCTTCAGGAACACGGGGACGCCAATTAGAGGATGGTCAAAAAGCGGTCAAGATTCATGGTGGATGGATTCCAGTCAATGCCCACATCTGTAAAGTTGAGAGTTTTTCAGTCCATGCCGATTCTGACGAACTAATCTTATGGTTGGGTCAGATTTCCAAACCTACTAATACTTTTATAGTCCACGGTGAGGCGGATTCGCAGGCGACAATGAAGTCGCGGATAGAAAAAGAACTTGGGTGGAAGGCAACAATTCCCAAAAGCTCACAGGTTTTTACAGTCTAG